From the genome of Sulfurimonas paralvinellae:
TTTAGTTGGAAACCTAACGCGTGATATCGAACTCAGATATTCTCAAAGCGGCATGGGCATCGCAAAAAGTGCTATCGCTACAAGCCGTAAATTCACTAGCAATGGTGAGAAAAAAGAGGAAGTCTGTTTTGTAGACATCACTTTCTTCGGAAGAAGTGCCGAAGTTGCCAACCAATACCTTCGCAAAGGAAGTAAAATCCTTGTAGAGGGAAGATTAAACTTTGAACAATGGGTTGACCAAAATGGACAAAAAAGATCAAAACACTCTGTAATCGTTGAGACTATGCAGATGCTTGACTCACGCAGTGACTCTCAAGGCGGTGGATACAATGCACCGGCAAGTAACGGTGGAGCAGATTATGCAGCACCTGCACAAGGGCAACCGCAAAGCTATCAGGCACCACAGCAGCAACAAAGCTATGGACAACCGGCACAGCAGCAACAGCAACAACAAAGTTATCAACAGCCATCACCGGCACAGGAACAAAGCCGTACAATGCCAAGTCCTGCCGATGTTCCAGTAATTGATATTGATGAAGATGAAATTCCATTTTAGAAAATAAATAGATACAAAGGTAATAACATGTCAGAAAAAAGAAAATACAAAAAAAGATACTGTAAATATTGTGAAGCAAAAGTTGACTTCATGGATTA
Proteins encoded in this window:
- a CDS encoding single-stranded DNA-binding protein, which encodes MFNKIILVGNLTRDIELRYSQSGMGIAKSAIATSRKFTSNGEKKEEVCFVDITFFGRSAEVANQYLRKGSKILVEGRLNFEQWVDQNGQKRSKHSVIVETMQMLDSRSDSQGGGYNAPASNGGADYAAPAQGQPQSYQAPQQQQSYGQPAQQQQQQQSYQQPSPAQEQSRTMPSPADVPVIDIDEDEIPF